GAAGCCGATCAAGTCGCCGGGCGCGCACGTCACGTTCTCCGCGATCCAGTGCTTCACCACGCCGGACGCGTCCGCGTCGACCTCGAGCTCGACCTTCTCGGTCTCGAGCCGATAGAGCAGCTTGCCCTTCTCGACGCTCGCGCCGTCCGCCACGTACCACTGCGCGACGACGCCTTCGGACATCGTCATGCCGACTTTCGTGAGGAAGATTTCTGCGGGCATGCAGGCAGTCCTTACTTTGACTTTTCCGCGCGGATCGCCACCGAGGCCAGCGGTGTGCGATCAGAAGCGCGGAGGAAATGAGAGCTCTCGAATCCCTTCGTCAGCCAGCCTTCGCGCGCGGCGCGGCCGAGCACGCGCGGCACGTCGATCACCCACGGGCCATCGCGCTGCACGCGGAGCGTCGCGCGCTGGCCGGGTGCGAGCACGCGCTCACGCTCGCCGTCGAACGCGAGCGCACCGGCTCCGGTGACTTCGACGGGCTCACCGAACGCGATGCGGCGCACGCTGCGCACGCGCACGTCCTGATAGAAGCCGGGTGCGATCGGCGCGTGCACGATGCCGGCGCCCTCGCCGAACTCGAGCAGCAACGCGGCGTCGTCCTCATCGCCGACCGGCGCGACGAGTCCGCCGATCGAGGTGATGCCGACGCCCGCGGGATCCGCACGCGTGAGCAGCGCGAGCACGAGGCGATCCGCGTCGAGCAGCGCGCGCGCGCCCACGAAGCGGTCCTGCGTGAGCACCGCGTCGATCAGCGCGAGATCGGGCTTCTCGCCCGCGATCTCGACGCTCACGGCCTTCGCGCGGCGCGCGGACTCTGCGAGCGGTGCGCGCCCGGTGGCGACGAAACCCGCGGCGGCGCCGGCGAGCGTCGCCTCGACGAAGCGCGGGAACACGTTGTTCGTGCCGGTGGAGACGGGCAGCAGCGGCGCATCGCGCCAACCCGTCGCGAACGCGCGGTTCGTGCCGTCGCCGCCGAGCGTGATCACGGCGCCGCAGCCGGCAGCGCGCAGCGAGATCGCGCCGCGCATGGTGTCGAGCACCGAGCCCGTGCGCGGCGCGGCGACCTCCTGCGCCTCGATCTGGCCCGCGAACTCCGCGAGCGCGTTCGCCGCGAGATCGTGCGTGTCGGGGATGAAGCGGAAGCTGCGCGCGCCCGCCGCGATCGCGCCGACGACGGCGCGCCGCACGATCGCCTGCTTCTCCTGGTTGTCGAACACGGAGGCGCGCGCGACGAGGCGTCTCACGTCCTTGCCGGACGCGGGATTGCAGCAGATGCCGATCGGAGCAGGCACGTGTTCGACTCCGTTCGGCGCGCGCGCTCTTTAGACCGTCTTCCCGATCACGCGCTTGACCTCGGCGACGATCTTCCCGGCGTCGGGCAGATAGTGCTTCTCGAGCGCGGGGCTGAACGGAACCGGCGCGAACGGCGCGCCGAGGCGGCCGACCGGCGCGTCGAGATGATCGAACGCGAGCTCCTGAATCTGCGACGCGATCTCCGCGCCGAAGCCGCCGAAGCGCACGGCCTCGTGCACGACCACCGCGCGGTGCGTCTTCTTCACCGAGCTCACCACGGTCTCGGTGTCGAAGGGCGAGAGAGTGATCGGGTCGATCACCTCCGCGTCGATGCCTTCCTTCGCGAGCTGCTCGGCCGCGTTCAGCGCTTCGTGCCGCATGCGACCCGTCGCGACGATCGTGAAGTTCGAGCCCGGGCGCGCGATGGTCGCCTTGCCGATCGGGATCGAGTACGGCGCCTCGGGCACCTCGCCCATCATCGCGAGCGAGACCTTGTTCATGATCACGATCACGGGGTTGTCGTCGCGCACCGCGGCGATGATCGCGCCCTTCATGTCGTAGGGCGTCGCGGGCATCATCACCTTGAGGCCCGGCAGGTGGACGAGCCAGCTCTCGAGGCTCTGGCTGTGCTGCGCCGCAAAGCTCATGCCGGCGCCGGCGAAGGTGAGCAGCGTGACGGGCAGCTTCGCCTTGCCGCCGAACATGAAGCGCATCTTCGCCATCTGGTTCGCGACTTCGTCCATGCACTCGCCGAGGAAGTCCATGAACATGATGTCGACGATGGGGCGCAGGCCCGTCGCGGCGGCGCCGACGCCGAGGCCGATGATGCCGCTCTCGCTGATCGGCGTATCGATCACGCGCCTCGGCCCGAACTCGGCGAGCAGCCCGCGATAACAACCGAACACCGAGCCCGCGCCCGCGACGTCTTCGCCGGCGATGAACGACTCCGGGAACTCCTGCATCGCCTGGCGCACGCCCTCGGTGATGGCGAGGACGTAGGGAAGCTTGCGCGGGCCCGCCGGCGCCGTGCTCGTTGCTGCTGCTGCCATGGTTTCGACCTCGATTCGTGAATTCAGATTGCGATGCCTGACGACGGATCAGCGGCGAGGCGCAGCCTCGCCCGCTGCATCCGCCCCCGCCGCCCGCGACCGAGGGCCGCGAGGCTCCTCGTACACGCGCAGGGAGGACCAAGTCCGTAACAACTCCACGCCCCTACCTCACGTAGTAGACGTCTTCCGTCAGCTGATCCGGCGTCGGAAACGGGCTCGCTTCGGCGAACGCGATGCCCTCGGCGGCGTCGGTCTTCACGCGCTCGTGCACGGCCTTCGCCTCCTCGCGCGACATCACGCCGAGCGACGCCATGCGCTCCTCGAGCAGCACGATCGGGTCGCGCTTCTTCCAGGCCGCGACCTCTTCGTCCGTGCGATACGCCATGCCCATGCCGCGCACGCCGACGTGGTCGTAGAAGCGATAGGTCTTGAACTCGAGCAGCGTCGGCCCGCCGCCGCTCCGCGCGCGCGCGACGGCTTCCGCCGTCGCCTCGTACACCGCGACCGCGTCCATGCCGTCGGCGATCACGCCGGGCATGCCGTAGCCCGCGGCGCGATCGGCGACGTCCTTGATCGCCTGGTGATTCGCCTGCGAGGTGTACTCGCCGTAGCCGTTGTTCTCGCACACGAACAGCACGGGCAGCTTGTAGAGCGCGGCCATGTTCGCGGCTTCGTGAAAGGCGCCCTCGTTCGAGGCGCCGTCGCCGAAGAACGTGGCCGCGACCTGCTTCGTGCCGCGGTACTTGTTACTGAAGCCTGCACCCACCGCGATCGGCGGACCGGCGCCCACGATGCCGTTCGCGCCCAGCATCCCGACGTCGAGGTTCGAGATGTGCATCGAGCCGCCCTTGCCCTTGCAGTAGCCGGTCGAGCGGCCGAACAGCTCGGCGTACATCGGCTTGAACTCGCCGCCCTTCGCGACGAGGTGCCCGTGCCCGCGGTGCGTGCTCGTGATCTGGTCGTCGTCGTTCAGGTTCACCATCACGCCCGCGGCGACGGCTTCCTGCCCGACGTAGAGATGGAGCGCGCCGGGCACCTTCCCGTTCTCCATCAGCTTGCCGGCCTCTTCTTCGAAGATCCGGATGCGCACCATGCGCAGGTGCATGTCCTTCAGCACTTCGTTCGTGGGCATCTGGGCCACGGGCAGGCTCCTCGGTGTTCGCGGGATTGAACACGTTACACCTGGCCGAAGCGAATTTCGCCCGCCCCCAGGCCGCAAATCGATCTTGTTGCTCGAGCTCCCGAGTCCCACAAACGGCGCTGGTCTCGCCGCGCCTGCGGCGGAGCTGCCGGTTCCCGCAGGAGTGAGCCGCGCGGCGCGCGTGGACGTGACGAAGGCCGCGGACGACTCGACGCGGCGCGCAGAGCTCGCGAGATGCGAATCCCGCTTCAGGGCACCCCCGCTGGCGGCAGCGGCGTCTCGTGCTCGCTGACGCGCAGCGCCACCACGCGCGCGGCCTCTCGCTCGCGCGCAACGCACCACGCACCGATCGATGCAGCGGCTTCGCAGTGCAGGAATGTCACCGTGTGCCACGGCGGCTCGCCGAACGTGGCGAGCGAGTCGTTATGCAGCGACCAGCGCAAACCTGCCACGGCGTCGCGCAGATCGGGCAGCGCACGCGACGCGAACTCGTGCTCGCCCTGCCCCGCTGCGCGCCGCGCGAGCACGATGATTGAAACGCGCGCCGGCTCGCCGCGTGCGCCCGTCTCCTCGACGTCGCGCAGCTCGAAGAAGCGATTGCGCGGCTTGTCCATGAAACGCAGCTCGTCGCGCAGCACCGCATCGCCGGCCGGCGTAGCGAGCTTCGCGACGACACTGCGCATCGCCGCCGCATCCCGGTACGTGAAGGCGGTCGCGACGTCGAAGCCCGCTGCGCCGTGCAGCTCCTCCGTGACGTGGTGGCGCACGTAGCGCAGGAGGCCGCTCATCAGCGGCAGCGCGAGTGGCGCGTGCTGCGTCTCGTAGTGCGCGCGGAACTCGTCGCGCGAGAGGCCGGGCTTGCGCGCGATCAGCGCGAGGGTCTTCACGCGCCCGCGGCCCACCAGGCGCGGATGTAGGCCACGATCTCGTCGGTCTTCGCGCCCATCGTGAAGATCTTAACGACGCCCGCCGCCTCGAGCGCGGCCACGTCCTCCGCAGGAATCACGCCGCCCGCGATCACGAGCTTCTCGCCCGCGCCCTGCTCCCGTAACAAGTGCGCGACGCGCGGCAGGTGCTGCATGTGCGCCGCACTGAGGCTCGAAATGCCGATCACGTCCGCGTCTTCCTGAATGGCGGCGTTCACCACCATTTCGGGCGTCTGCTTGAGCCCCGTGTAGATCACCTCCATGCCCGCATCGCGCAGCGCCTTCGCGATCACCGTGATGCCGATCGTATGAGCATCCAGTCCGAGCTTGGCGAGGAGCACGCGGATTGGGCGGTGGGGGCGGTGCATCGGGGGCTTCATTCTCTTCTGGGTGATCGGGGCACTCGACACTCGATCTTCGCCGTCGAGTTCACCTGGAGCTCGGGCTCGGTTGATCGCTCCGGGAGGTCATCGCAAATTCGTAAGGGATCAGCGGGCTCGCTTGCCGTACCCGCGACGAACCCCCGCGATGCCGGCGGATGCCGCGTTGGGAGTCGACTCGTGACTTGCTCGCATCCTCGCTTCGCGGGCAGAGAGATCGCCACCTCCAGGCTGCGGTCTAAGAAGTCTAAGAAGAGGGGTGAGCGGTGACGATTTGCAGCAGGGCAACTTCGGCAGTTTTCTCAGCAGCGTTCGCGCTCGTCGCGACCTCCGCGGGCGCCTCACCGATTCAGACCCTGACGAATCTCACCAGCGTCACGGTCTTCGAGGCCACGAACACTGTCCACACCATCGACTTCGCGCCGAACGCCCCGGAGTTGTTGGCGAGGCTGCCCGACCCGATTGGAGACACGAGTCGAGACTTCAGCTTCTTCGCCGGTTGACGATCGAAGGCGTCCTGACGCCCGGAGTCCTCGGTGGCGGGATGAACATCACGGGCGTGCGGCTGAACTTCAGCAACGGCGCATCTCCACTGGCGGATTTCGTGTCGAGCTTCCAGGCCGTGTGCGACTTCGGCGGTTGTGTCACCGGCTCCGAATTGTTGGCGGTTGACGGAGACCTCTCCTTCAGCTCCATCCCGCTGCTCGGCGCCACCCTGAACTATCCGACAGATCCGCGGCGAATGCGGCTTACCGTGGGCTGGACCGGGATTTCCGTTGCAGAGCCCGCCTCGTTCGTGCTGGCCGGTCTTGGCCTCGCGGGCCTCGCACTGCGCGGGCGGCGCAAGCAGCGCTGAGCGCGGTTCCACGTCGCGAGCACGCGCGGACGCTCTCACACTCCGCTCGTGAGCGTGTCAGGGGTGTACGTGCCGAACACCTCGCGCAGCGCATCGCAAATCTCGCCCTGCGTCGCGTAGACCTTCACGGCTTCGAGGATCGGCGGCACGAGGTTGCTGCCGTCGATCGCAGCCTCGCGTACCGCTTCGAGCGTCTCGGCGACTTTGCTCGCGTCGCGCTTCGCCTTCACGGCGTGCAGCTTCTCGATCTGGCGGCGCTCCGTCTCTTCGTCGAGGCGGAAGATGTCGATCGCGCGCTTCGCTTCTTCGCGCACGGCGAAGTTCTGGCCGACGAGGACGCGCTCGCCCGTCTCGAGCGCGCGGTTGCGCTCGACTTGCTCGCGCGCGAGCTCTTTCTGGAAGTAGCCGCGCTGGATCGCGGCGAGCGCGCCGCCCATCGCGTCGATCTTCGCGATCTCGGCCATCACGGCGTCTTCGATCTTGCGCGTCATCAGCTCGACCGCGTACGACCCGCCGAGCAGGTCGACCGCGTCGGCCACGCCCGTCTCGTGCGCCACGATGTGCTGGATCGCCGCGCCCACCGCGATCGCGTCCTCGCTCGGCAGCGCGTGGGCCTCGTCGTAGAGCGGGCTCGTCATCGTGGTGGCGCCGCCGCCGAGCGCGCAGGCGAGCATCTGGATCGCGAGGCGCGCGATGTTGTTGAGCGGCTGCTGCAGCGTCATCGACATCGTGCCCGGCGAGCTCATCAGCTTGAGCCGCAGCGACTCGGGCTTCTGCGCGCCGTAGCGCTCCTTCATGATGCGCGCCCAGACCTTTCGGTACGCACGCAGCTTCCCCACGGCCTCCATGAAGTCCATGTCGATGCCGGTAATGAACGAGAAGTACGGCGCGACCTCATCGACGTGGAAGCCGCGCTTCAGGACCGCGTTCAGGTACTCCATCGCGATCGAGAAGCCGAAGGCGAGCTCCTGCACCGGGTTCGCGCGCGCGGCGTAGAGCTGCGCCGAGACGACCGAGATCGGGATCCAGTTCGGGTGATTGCGGATCGTGTACTCGATCACGTCGGTCGAGAGCCGCAGGCCGTGCTCGGGGGGAAAGATGTAGCGCCCGACGCACGTGTACTCGATCAGGATCATGTTCGGCATCTGCAGCGTGAACCTGCGCGGGTCGACTCCGCGCCGCTCGAGCGCCGCGAGGATCAGCGCGAGATTCACCGGCTGCGGACCGTTGCAGACACTTGTTAGGTGCTTCAGCTTCTCGAACGGCAGGTCGAGCGCCGCCTCCATGTCGGCGAGCGTGTCGATCGCGGTGCCCGCGCGGCCCACTTCGCCCGCCGCGAGGGGATGATCGCTGTCGTAGCCGTTCGTGGTGGGCAGGTCGTACTCGATGATCAGCCCCGACAAGCCGCGCTCGAGCATGTACCGCCCGCGCTTCGCCCAGTCGCCGCCGGTCCCGAAACCGGTCACCTGCGCCATCGTCCAGAGCTGGCTGCGATAGCCGTTCGCGTCGGTGCCGCGCGTGAACGGGTACTCGCCGGGGAAGCCGAGATCGCGGGCGTAGTCGAAGCCGATCGCGTCGAGATCGGCGGGCGTCGCGAGGCGGTCCACGGGCCAGTGCATCGCCTGCGTCGTGAACGCCGGCTTGCGCTCGCCCCGCGCGAGCTCGCGCGCGAGCGTGCCCGCCTCCCACGCCGCGCGCTTCGCGCGGATGTCGTCGTTCGCGTCGGCCATGCGCACTCCTTCGCGCGAGCAAGATGCAGCACGCGCGCCCAGATCGCAGCACGCCTCGACTCGCGCGCAGTGCGTGTGCAACATGCCCGCGTGGAAGCACGAGGTGCGGACGCGGACTCGCTCGCGCGGCTGTCGCCGTACCACAAGCGCCTGCTCGCGCTGCTCACCCTCGCGACGGCGATCGAGGGCTTCGACGCCGCGCTGATGATGGTGACGATGCGCGGCGTCGAGCAGACGTTCGGCGCGAGCACGATCGAGGTGTACGACGCGATCTCGTGGCTGAGCTGGGGCGCGATCGCGTCCGGCGTCGTGATCTGGTGGGCGGATCGCGTGGGACGCAAGCCCGCGCTCTTGCTCTCGCTCGCGGCGTACGGCGCGTTCTCGCTCGCGACGGCGCGTGCGGATTCGCTCGCGGCGTTCGCCTGGCTCCAGTGCGGCGGTCGCCTCTTCATGGTCGCGCAGCTCTCACTCGCCTACGTGATGCTGTCCGAGGAGATGCCGCCCGCGCTGCGCGGACGTGCGAACGGACTGCTCGGCACGGCGGCCGGCGTGGGCGCCGCGGTGCCGTTGTTGTTCGCTGGCGTCGACTGGCGCACGACCTACACGATCGGCGCGTTGCCACTGCTGCTCGCGCCGATCTACGCGTTGGCGCTGCGCGAGACCGCGCTGTTCGAGGCGGGCCGGGCGGCGCAAACGCACGCGCGCGACGCGCTGCGCGATCTGCGCGCGTTCACGCGCGGCGGCCTCCTCCCGCGGCTCGCCGCGGTCACTGCGCTCTGGTTCACGCTCAGCTTCTGGTCCGGGGGCGTGCTCGTGGGATTCATCCGCTTCGTCGGCGCCGAACGCGGTTGGGGCGCGGAGATGATCGGCCGCCTGCCGTGGGGAACGATCCCGGCAGGCATCGCGGGCTATCTGCTCGCGGGCTACGCGATGGACCGCCTCGGACGGCGCGCGACGGCGATGCTCTACTTCGCCCTCTCGAGCGCCGCGACGATCCTGTGTTATCAGGCAGAAGGCGCGCTGCCGGTCGCGGCCGCCTACTGCGCGGTGACCGCGCTCGGCGGCGCGTGGACGGTGACGAACACGCTCACCGCCGAGCTGTTCCCGACCGCGCTGCGCGCGACCGCCTCCGGCATCGCGGGCAGCTTGTTAGGGCGCCTCGGCTTCGTGGTGGGCCCGCTCGTCGCCGGCCGCGCGATCGCCGCGTTCGGCGACACCGCGAGCGCAATGTCCGCGCTCGCGCTCGCGAACCTCGCGTGCGTCGCGATCGTCGCGAAGTGGATCCCCGAAACCCGCGGCGCGCGCCTCGCCGACTGACGAGCCCCCTCGCACCCCTCAGCCCATCCCCGCCCCACCCACCCACGCCAGAACGACCTGGAAGTCGAACGCTACTCCCAAGCACGTCGGCCGAGGCCGCAAGCGAAGCGCGCAGCAACGGCGGAGTCTTCGACGCCGTTGCGGAGTCAACGTGGAGGAAGGCGGCGTCCTCGCTGTCCGGGACGCCTCTCGACCCGCGCGCAGCTAGTTGATCCGCGGCGCCTCGGTCGCGGCAGCGGGAGCCGCCGCCGCGCCCGCGAAGATCGCCTCCACCACGTGCTCGCCGGCGCGCAGGAAGCCGCGCACGTCGGCGTGCGCGAGCGCTGCGACCAGCACCTCGTCCATGTGCTCCACGGGGACCAGCTTCAGGCCGCGCGTGATGAGAGCGGGGATCTCCTTGAGGTCCTTCTCGTTCTCTTTCGGAATCACGACGGTCTTGATCCCGCCGCGCAGCGCCGCGATCAGCTTCTCCTTGAGCCCGCCGATCGGCAGCACGCGCCCGCGCAGCGTGATCTCGCCGGTCATCGCGACGCTCGCCTTCACCGGCACGCGCGTCAGCGCCGACGTGATCGCCGTCGCGATCGTGATGCCCGCACTCGGGCCGTCCTTCGGAGTCGCGCCCTCGGGCACGTGGATGTGGATGTCCACCTTCGAGTAGAAGTCCGGCACGAGGCCGAGCTGCTTCCCGCGCGA
This genomic window from Deltaproteobacteria bacterium contains:
- a CDS encoding lipoyl domain-containing protein, producing MPAEIFLTKVGMTMSEGVVAQWYVADGASVEKGKLLYRLETEKVELEVDADASGVVKHWIAENVTCAPGDLIGFIFAPGEAIPADLAGLAKSVGPAAPALVTAAAPAAAPRAAAAPAAASAPKR
- a CDS encoding NAD(+)/NADH kinase, giving the protein MPAPIGICCNPASGKDVRRLVARASVFDNQEKQAIVRRAVVGAIAAGARSFRFIPDTHDLAANALAEFAGQIEAQEVAAPRTGSVLDTMRGAISLRAAGCGAVITLGGDGTNRAFATGWRDAPLLPVSTGTNNVFPRFVEATLAGAAAGFVATGRAPLAESARRAKAVSVEIAGEKPDLALIDAVLTQDRFVGARALLDADRLVLALLTRADPAGVGITSIGGLVAPVGDEDDAALLLEFGEGAGIVHAPIAPGFYQDVRVRSVRRIAFGEPVEVTGAGALAFDGERERVLAPGQRATLRVQRDGPWVIDVPRVLGRAAREGWLTKGFESSHFLRASDRTPLASVAIRAEKSK
- a CDS encoding alpha-ketoacid dehydrogenase subunit beta: MAAAATSTAPAGPRKLPYVLAITEGVRQAMQEFPESFIAGEDVAGAGSVFGCYRGLLAEFGPRRVIDTPISESGIIGLGVGAAATGLRPIVDIMFMDFLGECMDEVANQMAKMRFMFGGKAKLPVTLLTFAGAGMSFAAQHSQSLESWLVHLPGLKVMMPATPYDMKGAIIAAVRDDNPVIVIMNKVSLAMMGEVPEAPYSIPIGKATIARPGSNFTIVATGRMRHEALNAAEQLAKEGIDAEVIDPITLSPFDTETVVSSVKKTHRAVVVHEAVRFGGFGAEIASQIQELAFDHLDAPVGRLGAPFAPVPFSPALEKHYLPDAGKIVAEVKRVIGKTV
- a CDS encoding thiamine pyrophosphate-dependent dehydrogenase E1 component subunit alpha translates to MVRIRIFEEEAGKLMENGKVPGALHLYVGQEAVAAGVMVNLNDDDQITSTHRGHGHLVAKGGEFKPMYAELFGRSTGYCKGKGGSMHISNLDVGMLGANGIVGAGPPIAVGAGFSNKYRGTKQVAATFFGDGASNEGAFHEAANMAALYKLPVLFVCENNGYGEYTSQANHQAIKDVADRAAGYGMPGVIADGMDAVAVYEATAEAVARARSGGGPTLLEFKTYRFYDHVGVRGMGMAYRTDEEVAAWKKRDPIVLLEERMASLGVMSREEAKAVHERVKTDAAEGIAFAEASPFPTPDQLTEDVYYVR
- a CDS encoding EthD domain-containing protein encodes the protein MKTLALIARKPGLSRDEFRAHYETQHAPLALPLMSGLLRYVRHHVTEELHGAAGFDVATAFTYRDAAAMRSVVAKLATPAGDAVLRDELRFMDKPRNRFFELRDVEETGARGEPARVSIIVLARRAAGQGEHEFASRALPDLRDAVAGLRWSLHNDSLATFGEPPWHTVTFLHCEAAASIGAWCVAREREAARVVALRVSEHETPLPPAGVP
- a CDS encoding cobalamin B12-binding domain-containing protein — protein: MHRPHRPIRVLLAKLGLDAHTIGITVIAKALRDAGMEVIYTGLKQTPEMVVNAAIQEDADVIGISSLSAAHMQHLPRVAHLLREQGAGEKLVIAGGVIPAEDVAALEAAGVVKIFTMGAKTDEIVAYIRAWWAAGA
- a CDS encoding PEP-CTERM sorting domain-containing protein — translated: MTIEGVLTPGVLGGGMNITGVRLNFSNGASPLADFVSSFQAVCDFGGCVTGSELLAVDGDLSFSSIPLLGATLNYPTDPRRMRLTVGWTGISVAEPASFVLAGLGLAGLALRGRRKQR
- a CDS encoding methylmalonyl-CoA mutase, whose amino-acid sequence is MADANDDIRAKRAAWEAGTLARELARGERKPAFTTQAMHWPVDRLATPADLDAIGFDYARDLGFPGEYPFTRGTDANGYRSQLWTMAQVTGFGTGGDWAKRGRYMLERGLSGLIIEYDLPTTNGYDSDHPLAAGEVGRAGTAIDTLADMEAALDLPFEKLKHLTSVCNGPQPVNLALILAALERRGVDPRRFTLQMPNMILIEYTCVGRYIFPPEHGLRLSTDVIEYTIRNHPNWIPISVVSAQLYAARANPVQELAFGFSIAMEYLNAVLKRGFHVDEVAPYFSFITGIDMDFMEAVGKLRAYRKVWARIMKERYGAQKPESLRLKLMSSPGTMSMTLQQPLNNIARLAIQMLACALGGGATTMTSPLYDEAHALPSEDAIAVGAAIQHIVAHETGVADAVDLLGGSYAVELMTRKIEDAVMAEIAKIDAMGGALAAIQRGYFQKELAREQVERNRALETGERVLVGQNFAVREEAKRAIDIFRLDEETERRQIEKLHAVKAKRDASKVAETLEAVREAAIDGSNLVPPILEAVKVYATQGEICDALREVFGTYTPDTLTSGV
- a CDS encoding MFS transporter, encoding MEARGADADSLARLSPYHKRLLALLTLATAIEGFDAALMMVTMRGVEQTFGASTIEVYDAISWLSWGAIASGVVIWWADRVGRKPALLLSLAAYGAFSLATARADSLAAFAWLQCGGRLFMVAQLSLAYVMLSEEMPPALRGRANGLLGTAAGVGAAVPLLFAGVDWRTTYTIGALPLLLAPIYALALRETALFEAGRAAQTHARDALRDLRAFTRGGLLPRLAAVTALWFTLSFWSGGVLVGFIRFVGAERGWGAEMIGRLPWGTIPAGIAGYLLAGYAMDRLGRRATAMLYFALSSAATILCYQAEGALPVAAAYCAVTALGGAWTVTNTLTAELFPTALRATASGIAGSLLGRLGFVVGPLVAGRAIAAFGDTASAMSALALANLACVAIVAKWIPETRGARLAD